In Helianthus annuus cultivar XRQ/B chromosome 8, HanXRQr2.0-SUNRISE, whole genome shotgun sequence, a single genomic region encodes these proteins:
- the LOC110870150 gene encoding protein FAR1-RELATED SEQUENCE 5-like translates to MGSYEATWVRTKAQFLGSYEAGLGSYEAGLGMASSSSSTNNGAIIDDALIGSRSGDNDDDGHERIDDSTDVNNSSYGSHNVRPLRLYDVDQLGDITSHVYITTDGTKFWKPLVSPEYTPTIGMVFDTWSDVENMYKYYAERSGFSVRLDAVKKNGTVVTHRYMQCTRSSKPKQTQLESMDPSAFKVSRSSSYKVTDCRARLKLKAISGTTKIFIYGFIEAHNHGLVDKDNLDFTRKRRKLSYDDQRFIHKLSLNKIGPNVAHKIRASLKGGHHNVQGTVVEFKIFTRDLWSFIGKKDAQMVVDTLKARMINLPNFFFECVVVDGELRSLFWADDVSKCNYESFRDVLGFDATYHTNHIIFIPFTGVDHHKKCVTFGAGLLYDETIGSYTWLLTTFLKAHNNKQPTLVLTDQDAAMKQAVSGVFNKSIHRLCMWHIVRKIPAKIAGDVLENIDLRAAIHKLVWNLFITPEEFEERWNLLMEGLHLKENNWLNEMYEISDQWVRAILGTCTCVV, encoded by the exons ATGGGTTCGTACGAAGCTACATGGGTTCGTACGAAGGCACAATTTCTGGGTTCGTATGAAGCTGGCCTGGGTTCGTACGAAGCTGGCCTGG GTATGGCTTCATCTAGCAGTTCTACAAACAATGGTGCAATTATTGATGACGCATTAATCGGTTCTAGGTCAGGTGATAACGATGATGACGGACACGAACGCATCGATGATTCAACTGATGTTAACAATTCAAGTTATGGCAGTCATAATGTCCGTCCATTACGTTTGTATGACGTCGATCAATTag GAGATATAACCAGCCATGTATACATAACAACTGATGGAACAAAGTTCTGGAAACCTTTGGTGTCTCCTGAATATACACCTACTATCGGAATGGTTTTTGACACATGGAGCGACGTTGAGAATATGTACAAGTATTATGCTGAGAGGTCTGGGTTTTCTGTACGTTTGGATGCCGTGAAGAAAAATGGAACTGTTGTTACACATAGGTATATGCAATGTACCAGATCCAGTAAACCTAAGCAAACACAACTTGAATCGATGGACCCTAGTGCTTTTAAAGTATCTCGAAGTAGCAGCTACAAAGTTACTGATTGCAGGGCGCGGCTAAAGCTTAAAGCTATCTCAGGCACTACAAAAATTTTCATTTATGGTTTTATTGAAGCTCATAATCATGGATTGGTCGACAAGGACAATCTAGACTTTACCAGAAAAAGGAGGAAACTTAGTTATGACGACCAGAGGTTCATTCACAAACTAAGCTTGAACAAAATTGGCCCTAATGTCGCGCATAAGATTCGAGCTTCGTTAAAGGGTGGGCACCATAATGTACAAGGAACTGTAGTAGAATTCAAAATTTTCACTAGAGATCTATGGTCTTTTATCGGCAAGAAGGATGCACAAATGGTTGTTGATACGTTAAAAGCCCGTATGATAAATCTGCCAAATTTCTTTTTTGAATGTGTGGTGGTTGACGGTGAGTTAAGATCATTGTTCTGGGCTGATGACGTATCCAAATGCAATTACGAATCCTTCAGAGATGTGTTAGGTTTTGATGCAACATATCATACGAATCA CATAATATTTATTCCGTTTACCGGTGTCGATCACCATAAAAAGTGTGTCACCTTTGGTGCTGGGCTATTATACGATGaaactattggttcttacacgtGGTTGCTTACCACATTCCTTAAAGCTCATAACAATAAGCAACCAACGTTGGTGTTGACCGATCAGGATGCTGCGATGAAACAAGCAGTTTCTGGTGTATTCAATAAATCTATTCACCGGCTGTGTATGTGGCATATTGTAAGGAAAATTCCTGCAAAG ATTGCAGGTGATGTATTGGAAAATATAGACTTGAGAGCTGCTATACATAAGCTGGTTTGGAATTTGTTTATCACACCTGAAGAATTTGAAGAACGATGGAATTTGCTTATGGAAGGGTTACACTTGAAAGAAAATAATTGGCTGAACGAGATGTATGAGATTAGTGATCAATGGGTTCGTGCTATTTTAGGGACGTGCACATGTGTTGTctaa